In Staphylococcus lloydii, the following proteins share a genomic window:
- a CDS encoding glycoside hydrolase family 13 protein, with protein MQSKQWWKEAVAYQVYPRSFNDSNDDGIGDLRGVINKLDYLQDLGIDVIWLSPMYKSPNDDNGYDISDYQAIMDEFGTMEDFDELLTSIHQRGMKLILDLVVNHTSDEHPWFIESRSSKDSAKRDWYIWKDPKADGSEPTNWESIFNGSTWEYDSKTGQYYFHLFSKKQPDLNWENPKVRAAIISMMNWWFDKGIDGFRVDAITHIKKSFDYGDLPAQNNEQYVPAFDVAMNQPGIHDWLQEIKEHSLSKYDIMTVGEANGVTPDDADLWVGEQNGKFNMIFQFEHLGLWNTGDVKFDVLAYKQVLNRWQQRLANNGWNALFIENHDQPRRVSTWGDDQQYWYESATSHAIVYFLQQGTPFIYQGQEIGMTNYPFDSIETFNDIAVVNEYNIVKSQGGDVNALLNKHKMENRDNSRTPMQWTDESYAGFSTVEPWFPVNPNYKKINVAQQQEDKHSILSFYKDLIKLKKSDDLYTYGNFELADADNPKVFAYTRTLDNKRVLIVGNLSNETASLNLDITFDESNIKLHNYSSTIDFSHLKPYEAFVIQLS; from the coding sequence GAGATTTACGAGGTGTCATTAATAAATTAGATTATCTACAAGATCTAGGCATAGATGTTATATGGTTAAGTCCGATGTATAAATCACCTAATGATGATAATGGTTATGATATAAGTGACTATCAAGCCATTATGGATGAGTTTGGTACGATGGAGGATTTTGATGAATTATTAACGTCCATTCATCAAAGAGGAATGAAATTAATTTTAGATTTAGTGGTAAATCATACTTCTGATGAACATCCTTGGTTTATAGAATCTCGTTCTAGCAAAGACAGTGCCAAACGAGACTGGTATATATGGAAAGATCCTAAAGCAGATGGTAGTGAACCGACAAATTGGGAAAGTATTTTTAACGGTTCTACTTGGGAATACGATAGTAAAACAGGCCAATATTATTTCCATTTATTTAGTAAAAAGCAGCCCGACCTAAATTGGGAAAATCCAAAAGTGAGAGCAGCCATTATTTCTATGATGAATTGGTGGTTCGATAAAGGCATAGATGGTTTTAGAGTGGATGCAATTACGCATATTAAAAAATCTTTCGATTATGGGGATCTACCAGCACAAAACAATGAGCAATATGTACCGGCTTTTGACGTAGCAATGAATCAACCAGGTATCCACGATTGGTTACAAGAAATAAAAGAACACAGTTTATCTAAGTACGACATCATGACTGTTGGTGAAGCAAATGGCGTGACACCAGATGATGCGGATTTATGGGTCGGGGAACAAAATGGTAAATTTAACATGATTTTCCAATTTGAACATTTAGGTTTGTGGAATACTGGAGATGTTAAATTTGATGTCTTAGCGTATAAACAAGTTTTAAATCGTTGGCAACAGCGACTTGCAAATAATGGATGGAATGCTTTATTTATCGAAAACCATGATCAACCACGTAGAGTATCCACATGGGGAGATGACCAACAATACTGGTATGAATCTGCTACGAGTCATGCTATTGTATATTTTTTACAACAAGGCACTCCGTTTATTTACCAAGGGCAAGAAATAGGTATGACCAATTATCCATTTGATAGTATTGAAACATTTAATGATATTGCCGTTGTAAATGAGTATAATATCGTTAAATCACAGGGCGGTGATGTAAATGCCTTATTAAACAAACATAAGATGGAAAATAGAGATAATTCACGTACACCGATGCAGTGGACTGATGAATCTTATGCAGGATTTTCTACAGTGGAACCTTGGTTCCCGGTAAATCCAAATTACAAAAAAATAAACGTAGCACAACAACAAGAAGACAAACATTCTATTTTATCTTTTTATAAAGATTTAATTAAATTAAAAAAATCCGATGATCTATATACTTATGGTAATTTTGAATTAGCTGATGCAGATAATCCTAAAGTTTTTGCGTACACTAGAACTTTAGATAATAAGCGTGTTTTAATTGTAGGTAATCTATCAAATGAAACTGCTTCACTTAATTTAGACATCACGTTTGATGAGTCAAATATTAAATTACACAATTATAGTAGCACGATAGATTTTAGCCATTTAAAACCTTATGAAGCATTTGTAATTCAATTAAGTTAA
- a CDS encoding AraC family transcriptional regulator: MDVIKQIQQAIVYIEDHLLEQFNMQQLSDYVGLSPYHLDQSFKMIVGQSPSEYALARKMTLAAQELISSSNRMVDIAKKYHYPTANDFANEFSKYHGISPLQANAKKEQLNIKNRQYLKITTTEKSPYSYRLETISGINLVGYAEFINAANIDNPFKIPDILEDLLVDGKLKELERYNNVSPHELFVISCPLEYGVEIFVGVPSDRYPEHLESRYLPERQYAKFNLQGEIDYITNEAWYYIETSLQMTLPYERDSLYVEVYPFDISFDDSFTKVQLWLPINQDDYNDL, translated from the coding sequence TTGGACGTTATCAAGCAAATACAACAAGCAATTGTTTATATCGAAGATCATTTGCTAGAGCAATTTAATATGCAACAACTTAGTGATTACGTTGGTCTTTCACCGTATCATTTAGATCAGAGTTTTAAAATGATCGTTGGGCAGTCACCTTCTGAATATGCACTCGCACGTAAAATGACTTTAGCGGCACAAGAGCTGATTTCAAGTTCTAACAGGATGGTAGATATTGCTAAAAAATATCATTATCCTACCGCAAATGATTTCGCTAATGAATTTAGTAAATACCATGGTATTTCTCCTTTACAAGCGAATGCTAAAAAAGAACAATTAAATATAAAAAACAGACAATATTTAAAAATTACTACTACCGAGAAATCACCATATTCGTATAGATTAGAAACAATTAGTGGTATAAACTTAGTTGGATATGCGGAATTCATCAATGCTGCTAATATAGATAACCCATTTAAAATACCTGATATTTTAGAAGACTTATTGGTCGATGGCAAGTTAAAAGAGTTAGAACGTTATAATAACGTTAGCCCACATGAACTTTTCGTTATTAGTTGTCCCTTAGAGTATGGCGTTGAGATTTTTGTTGGTGTTCCAAGTGATCGCTATCCAGAACATTTAGAAAGTCGTTATTTACCAGAGAGACAATATGCTAAATTTAATTTGCAAGGCGAGATTGATTATATTACGAATGAAGCATGGTATTATATCGAAACAAGCCTTCAAATGACATTGCCATATGAACGTGATAGTTTATACGTAGAAGTCTATCCTTTTGATATTTCTTTTGATGACAGTTTCACTAAAGTTCAATTATGGTTACCAATAAATCAAGATGACTATAATGATTTATAA
- the zwf gene encoding glucose-6-phosphate dehydrogenase, producing the protein MSTRNKNIPCLITIFGATGDLSHRKLFPSLFHLYQQENLNEQIAIIGIGRRDISNDDFRSQVKSSIQEHVKNTKHLDKFMEHIFYHRHDVSDEASYESLLEFSNNLDKEFKLEGNRLFYLAMAPKFFGEISDYLKSSGLTDTDGFKRLVIEKPFGSDLKSAEQLNEQLRRSFKEEEIYRIDHYLGKDMVQNIEVLRFANAMFEPLWNNKYISNIQITSSEILGVEDRGGYYESSGALKDMVQNHMLQMVALLAMEAPISLHSEDIRAEKVKALKSLRKLESDEVSQNFVRGQYDKGVIGDQEVKKYRDEDRVAEDSKTPTFVSGKLTIDNFRWAGVPFYIRTGKRMKSKTIQVVVEFKEVPMNLYYETDKKLDSNLLVINIQPNEGVSLHLNAKKNVQGIETEPVQLSYAMSAQDKMNTVDAYENLLFDCLNGDATNFTHWEELKSTWKFVDAIQEYWDKTKPDFPNYEAGTNGPLESDLLLSRDGFHWWEDIH; encoded by the coding sequence TTGAGTACTAGAAATAAGAACATTCCTTGTTTAATTACTATATTCGGAGCGACTGGTGATTTGAGCCATAGAAAATTATTTCCATCGTTATTCCATTTATATCAACAAGAAAATTTAAATGAACAAATCGCAATTATAGGAATTGGTAGAAGAGACATTTCAAACGATGATTTCCGTAGTCAAGTGAAGTCGTCAATTCAAGAACATGTGAAAAACACTAAGCATTTAGATAAATTTATGGAACACATATTTTACCATAGACATGATGTTAGTGATGAAGCGAGTTATGAATCTTTATTAGAATTTAGTAATAATCTAGATAAAGAATTCAAACTTGAAGGTAATAGATTATTCTACTTAGCTATGGCACCAAAATTCTTTGGTGAAATTTCTGATTACTTAAAATCATCAGGTTTAACTGATACTGATGGCTTTAAACGATTAGTAATCGAAAAACCATTCGGCTCTGATCTTAAATCTGCAGAACAATTAAATGAACAATTACGTCGTTCATTTAAAGAAGAAGAAATATATCGTATCGACCACTATTTAGGTAAAGATATGGTCCAAAATATTGAAGTACTACGTTTTGCTAATGCAATGTTCGAACCTTTATGGAACAATAAATATATCTCAAATATTCAAATTACATCTTCTGAAATACTTGGTGTTGAAGATAGAGGCGGTTATTACGAATCAAGTGGTGCATTAAAAGATATGGTTCAAAACCATATGTTACAAATGGTAGCCTTATTAGCTATGGAAGCCCCTATTAGTTTACACAGTGAAGATATTCGTGCCGAAAAAGTAAAAGCATTAAAATCATTAAGAAAATTAGAATCAGATGAAGTTAGCCAAAACTTTGTTAGAGGTCAATATGATAAAGGTGTCATTGGTGATCAAGAAGTTAAAAAATATCGTGACGAAGACCGTGTAGCTGAAGATTCAAAAACCCCTACTTTTGTTTCAGGTAAATTAACTATCGATAACTTTAGATGGGCTGGCGTGCCATTCTATATTAGAACTGGTAAACGTATGAAGAGTAAAACAATTCAAGTTGTAGTTGAGTTTAAAGAAGTACCTATGAACTTGTATTACGAAACAGATAAAAAATTAGACTCAAATTTACTCGTTATCAATATTCAACCTAATGAAGGTGTTTCGTTACATCTAAATGCCAAAAAGAATGTTCAAGGTATTGAAACAGAACCTGTTCAATTGTCTTATGCGATGAGCGCTCAAGATAAAATGAACACTGTCGATGCGTATGAAAACTTACTATTCGATTGTCTAAATGGCGATGCAACAAACTTTACGCATTGGGAAGAATTAAAATCAACTTGGAAATTCGTCGATGCAATACAAGAATACTGGGATAAAACAAAACCAGACTTCCCTAACTATGAAGCGGGTACAAATGGTCCGTTAGAAAGTGATTTATTATTAAGTAGAGATGGCTTCCATTGGTGGGAAGATATCCATTAA
- the rnz gene encoding ribonuclease Z — MEITFFGTSAGLPTKERNTQAIALNLEPYLNNIWLFDVGEATQHQILHHSIKLGKVNHIFITHMHGDHIFGLPGILTTRSFQGGEGKPLTIIGPKGIKEYVETTLRVSESRLNYPLTFIEIDDHFAYQHNGFTVTANLLNHGIPSYGYRIEAPYTPGKIDVAALKNIGLEPGPKYQEIKANDTFEYDGLIYDSNEFKGAPTRGPIIAIFGDTKPCTNEYLIANDADVMVHEGTYLEGDKTLANNYNHSHIEDVFELMTRADVKYALITHISNRYTFEDVEDIYNDLVSKRRQTNFKFVCDFDTYKF; from the coding sequence ATGGAAATAACTTTTTTTGGTACCAGTGCTGGTTTACCTACAAAAGAGCGTAACACTCAAGCAATTGCACTTAATTTGGAACCATACTTAAATAATATATGGTTATTCGACGTAGGAGAAGCAACTCAACATCAAATATTACATCACTCTATAAAATTAGGTAAGGTTAATCACATCTTTATAACTCATATGCATGGCGATCATATTTTTGGGCTTCCTGGTATTTTAACTACACGTTCATTTCAAGGTGGGGAAGGTAAACCGTTGACGATAATCGGACCAAAAGGCATTAAAGAATATGTCGAAACAACGTTAAGAGTTTCAGAATCGCGTTTAAATTACCCATTAACATTTATCGAGATAGACGATCATTTTGCATATCAACATAATGGTTTTACAGTTACAGCTAACTTATTAAATCACGGGATTCCTTCTTATGGCTATCGTATAGAAGCACCTTACACACCAGGCAAAATTGATGTAGCAGCTTTAAAAAATATTGGCTTAGAACCCGGGCCAAAGTATCAAGAGATAAAAGCCAATGATACATTTGAATACGATGGTTTGATATATGATTCAAATGAATTCAAAGGAGCGCCCACACGAGGCCCCATCATTGCTATATTCGGTGATACCAAACCATGTACCAATGAATATTTAATTGCAAACGATGCAGATGTGATGGTTCATGAGGGTACCTATTTAGAAGGCGACAAAACGTTAGCTAATAATTATAATCATAGTCATATTGAAGATGTCTTTGAGCTAATGACACGGGCAGATGTTAAATATGCACTTATAACACATATTAGTAATCGTTATACTTTTGAAGATGTGGAAGATATTTATAATGATTTAGTTTCAAAGCGCCGACAAACAAACTTTAAATTCGTCTGTGATTTTGACACGTATAAGTTTTAA
- the proC gene encoding pyrroline-5-carboxylate reductase: MKLVFYGAGNMAHAIFTGIVNSNVIDSNDIYLTNRSNEQALKDYAEQLGVNYSYDDEALLAKADYVFIGTKPYDFETLAERIRPYITDKNKFISIMAGLPMDYIREQLDTKNPVARIMPNTNAHVGHSVTGISFSSNFGATSKDEVDNLINAFGSAIEVPEDNLHQVTAITGSGPAFLYHVFEQYVTAGTRLGLEKDQVEESIRNLIIGTSKMIERSELSMGQLRKNITSKGGTTQAGLNALSEYDIEGIFEDCLRSAVNRSIELSNQDDD; the protein is encoded by the coding sequence ATGAAACTAGTGTTTTACGGAGCAGGTAATATGGCACATGCCATTTTTACTGGGATAGTTAATTCAAATGTTATTGATTCAAACGATATCTATTTAACAAATAGATCGAATGAGCAAGCTTTAAAGGATTACGCAGAGCAACTCGGTGTTAATTATAGTTACGATGATGAAGCGTTGCTTGCCAAAGCTGATTACGTCTTCATTGGTACAAAACCATATGATTTTGAAACGTTAGCAGAAAGAATTAGACCCTATATTACTGATAAAAATAAATTTATCTCGATTATGGCTGGTTTGCCAATGGATTATATCAGAGAGCAATTAGATACTAAAAATCCTGTAGCGCGTATTATGCCTAATACAAATGCACATGTCGGTCATTCTGTAACAGGTATAAGCTTCTCAAGTAACTTTGGGGCTACTTCTAAGGATGAAGTTGATAATTTAATTAATGCTTTCGGTTCTGCTATTGAAGTACCGGAGGACAACTTACATCAAGTCACAGCAATAACAGGAAGCGGTCCTGCATTTTTATATCACGTATTTGAACAGTATGTTACAGCTGGTACGCGTTTAGGATTAGAAAAAGACCAAGTAGAAGAATCAATTAGAAACTTAATTATAGGTACGAGTAAAATGATTGAAAGATCAGAATTAAGCATGGGACAGTTACGTAAAAATATTACTTCTAAAGGTGGTACGACACAAGCTGGACTAAATGCCTTATCTGAATATGATATAGAAGGTATTTTCGAAGATTGTCTGCGTTCTGCTGTTAATAGAAGTATCGAATTATCTAATCAAGATGATGATTAA